The DNA segment GCTGAACGGTGTCCCCTGCATGCCCGGCCCCTGCCCGAACGAGCGTCTCGGAATCCTCGACCTGATCGTCTCGGGGACCGCACATGCCGGGGCCAGCTACGGGGGCGGCCACCTCTTCCGCGAGATCGTCGAGGGCCGCGAAATCGAGGTGGTGGTGGAGGCCGCCGACCGGTCGATCGAGGCCCGGGTGACACTCGACGACTTCTCCTACGCCCGGCTCTTCACCACCCGGAGCGCTTTTAGGAACTACACCGCCTACGTCAACACCAAACCGACCCGGATGAAGACCATCTTCTCGGTCACGGGGCTTCAGGGGCCCTGCCGGGAGGTCTCGGTCAGCGGGTGCGGCGAGATCAATCCCCTCCAGAACGATCCCGCACGGCTCGCGATCCGGGACGGGACGCCTGTCTTCCTGAACGGCTCGGCCGGTATCGTGACCGGGGAGGGGACCCGGAGCACTCCTTCGCGGCCGAACCTCACGGTCATCGCCGATATGGCCGGGATGCAGCCCCGCTACATGGGCGGGTTTGCGACCTCCGCGGGTCCCGAGTGCATCACGAGCCTCGGCGTCGCGATCCCGGTCCTCGACGACCGGCAGGTCGCGGCCCTCCGCGTCCTCGACGAGGAGATCCCGCTCCCGGTTGCCGACATCAACACCCGCACCGTCCTCGGGGCAGGGACTTACGCCGACGTCTGGCAGCGGCCTGATAGGGAGGTGGCCTACTATCCGGAGTGGTGCGAGGGGTGCTCGGCCTGTGCTGCGGCCGTAATTTGCCCGACGGGCGCGTTTACCCGCGAGACCGGGATCGACCGCGACCGCTGCCTCGGCTGCACCGCCTGCATGGCCTCCTGCCCGAACAACGCCCTCGAGGCCGGCGAGGGCTCGATCCGGGTCCGGGGACGGCGTGTCCCGATCACCCTCCGCCAGTCGGGCCGGACGCTCGCGGAAGACCTTTGCCGGGACGTAAAAGAGCGGATCCTCGATGCCCGGTTCACTTTCACCGGGGGCGGGGGGCGGTGAGGGAGAAATACCTCCTCCACTGCCCGGGGTGCGGCCGGCTGTTCCCGGACAACTACACCCTCGACTGCCCCTTGGGGTGCAACGCCCTCCTCCGAACGGTCTACGCCGAGCACCGGCTCACTCTCCGGGATCTCCCCGGGATCTTCCGCTACTCTTCGTGGCTTCCCATCGAGGGCCATCTCCGGATCGACGCCGGCCCGGTCTCTTACGCGAGTGAGGGGCTCGCCCGGGAACTCGGTCTCTCAAACCTCACCGTCACCTTCTCGGGCTACTGGCCCGAGCGGGGCGGGCGGATGGAGACCTGCTCCTTCAAGGAGCTCGAGGCGCAGCCGACGGTGCTGCGCCTCGGGGAGAAGGGCGCCGGGGTCCTCCAGATCTCCTCGGCGGGGAACACCGGCCGGGCCTTCTGCCAGGTCTCGGCCCTGACCGGGGCCCCGGTCGTGGTGGTGGTCCCGGCATCCGCCGCCGACCGGCTCTGGACGACGGTTCCGGCCCCGAACGTCTGCCTCATCACGGTGGAAGGGGACTACTCCGACTCGATCGCGTTCGGGCGGGAGGTCTGCTCGCTCCCCGGTATCGTCCCCGAGGGCGGGGCGAAGAACGTCGCCCGGCGGGACGGGATGGGGACGGTGATGCTCGATGCGGCACTTTTTGCCGGCCGGCTCCCCGACGCCTACTTCCAGGCGATCGGGAGCGGAACCGGTGGGATCGCCGCGTGGGAGGCGGCGGAGCGGCTCGTCGCCGACGGCCGATTCGGTTCCCGTCTCCCGACCCTCCACCTCTCCCAGAACCTACCCTTCGTCCCGATGGTCCGGGCCTGGGAGGCGGGGAGGCGGGAGATTGTTCCTGAGGTTGATATGCCCGACGCCGAAGCCTCGATCGTCCGGGTCTCCGCCGACGTCCTGACGAACCGCCACCCGCCCTGGGAGGTCCGCGGTGGGGTCTACGATGCGCTCGCGGCCTCGGGCGGGAGGATGTATGCGGTCGCTAACGACGACACCCGGTCTGCCGGCCGGCTCTTTGAGGCGACGGAGGAGATCGACCTCGACCCGGCTGCCGCGGTCGCGGTCGCCTCGCTCATCCGGGCGGCGGAGGAGGGATTCATCGGCCCGGATGACCACATCCTCCTGAACGTCACCGGCGGGGGCTACGCACGTGCGGCGGAAGACCTCGACCGCTACCCGGTTGAGCCTTACCTCCGGGTCCGGGCCGGTGAGGCCTTCGCAGGGGATGTGCGGGACGCCGTCCGGGGCTGGCTCGCGGAGCAGGAGGTGGTTGTCCGTGCGTGAAGGATGCGTCCTCGACCGCCTCTCCGCCCTCGGGGTCGATACCGTGGCGTCCCTCCCCTGCGACCGGACGCAGGAGTTCTGCGCCCTGATCCCGGAGCGGTTCCATGCCGTGAACCTCACCCGGGAGGAGGACGGTGTGGGGATCTCGGCCGGGCTCGCGATGGCGGGGGGGCGACCGGTGCTCCATATGCAGAGTTCGGGGCTGGGGAACTCCTTGAACGCTATCATGTCCCTCACCGTCACGTTCGGCCTCCCCCTCCCCGTCCTCGCGAGCTGGCGGGGCGTCTACCGGGAGGCGATCCCGGCCCAGGTGCCGTTCAACCGGGCGGTCCCGGACGTGCTCCGTGCGCTCGGGATCCCGCATACGATCATCCGCGACCCTTCGGATGAGGGATTGATCGATGAGGTCGTCCAGGACGCCTACGATTCCATGCGGCCGCACGTGGGGCTGATCCTCCCCTCGTTCTGGGAGGGAACGGAGGAGGCCTGCCCGGTGGAGCAGCCGCCCCCGCCCCGGGCCCGCGAGTCGGCGCTCGAGTACCGGCGAACCTTCCGGGAACCGGTGATGGCCCGGAACGACGCAATCCGGGCTATCGCCGACAGCCTGGATGGGGAAGCGGGCGTCGCGAACATCGGGGTCCCCTCAAAGGAGCTCTACGCGGCCCGCGACCGGGACCTGAACTTCTACATGCTCGGGAGTTACACCCAGGCGACGCCGATCGGGCTCGGGCTCTCGCTCGCGACGGATAGAGACGTCGTCGTCCTCGACGGCGACGGGAGCCTGCTCGGGACCGCGGTCCTCCCGGTGGTGGCGGCGGAATCCCCGTCGAACCTCACGGTCGTCTGCCTGGACAACGGGGCCTTCGGCAGCACCGGAAACCAGCCCACCCCGGCCTCCGGCCTCGTGGACATGGAGCTCCTCGCCCGTGCCGCCGGGATCCGGCGGACCTGTATGGTGCAGGACGAAGAAGAGCTCGCCGACGCATGGGAGAACCGGGTACGGGGTCCGAACTTCATCCACGTTGTGTTGAAGCCCGGGAATGCGGCGGTCCCGAATATTCCCCTCACTCCGGCGGGGATCCGGGAGCGGTTCGTGCGGGCGCTTCGAGGGTGAGGGCCCTGAGACGGTCCACGTGGAAGCGGAGCGGGTGTTCTCTCGCTGCCGGGAGCTGCCAGGTCACCACCTGTGTTGAACGTATAGGGAAGTTGGACAGAAGACGTACATGAGCGGACGTTCAGATCTTTGTTGCAATAGCGAGGCGGGTGAAGCATGCAGCGCAGGGTATCGATGGACACACTCTTAACGGGACTGCTTGCCGCGATGCTCCTTCTCTTGCTCTTCTACGACCCTATCAGGGGGCTCCATCCAGCACTCGACCCTCTCTTCATGCTCTCTGGTCAGGCTATCGGTCTCGTCTTCTCGGTGCTCATGGTATTCTGCATCGTCGGGTTGGTGCTGATGATCGGCCGGCGCCTGTACGGCTTTTGCCGTGGGGGATGACGGCAGTTATCCGGATAGAGCTTTTCTCCGCACAGGGAGATCCGTTCCGGGAGCGATCAACCTGGATGCGAGCGTCTCTCTTAATCCATTGTGGAGATCAAGGCTCTTTATTTCCGGTAACAACTCCCGGAAGTGTAGATGAACGTGACAGAAAACGTATATCCCCGAACGTCCAGGTCACTACATACATGGAACGCAACCACATCGCCCTGTTGCTGGCCGTCGGCATCGCGGCCGGCCTGTATGGGGCCGTCACCTACCAGTGGATCCTGATGCTCGTCATCGTCGCAGTGGTGGCGCTGATCCTGGTCGCGAGCGACGTCGCGGGGCGGATCGGGGCGTAGCCGGCGGCGATCGCGGCACGGCAGACCCGGTCATACCGGTCAACCTTTATCCCTCCCGCCGCCCCCTCCCGCTCATGCGCATCACCCGGGCGGCGCTCCTCCTCACCGCCTTCGCCCTCTTCCTCGCCGCCTACCTGGTGGTCCGGTTCGACGACCCGGTCCCGTCCGCCGTCCCGGTCGTCTTCCTGGTCGGGCTCGCCCTCCCCTCGTACCTTGCCC comes from the Methanoculleus marisnigri JR1 genome and includes:
- a CDS encoding cysteate synthase, with protein sequence MREKYLLHCPGCGRLFPDNYTLDCPLGCNALLRTVYAEHRLTLRDLPGIFRYSSWLPIEGHLRIDAGPVSYASEGLARELGLSNLTVTFSGYWPERGGRMETCSFKELEAQPTVLRLGEKGAGVLQISSAGNTGRAFCQVSALTGAPVVVVVPASAADRLWTTVPAPNVCLITVEGDYSDSIAFGREVCSLPGIVPEGGAKNVARRDGMGTVMLDAALFAGRLPDAYFQAIGSGTGGIAAWEAAERLVADGRFGSRLPTLHLSQNLPFVPMVRAWEAGRREIVPEVDMPDAEASIVRVSADVLTNRHPPWEVRGGVYDALAASGGRMYAVANDDTRSAGRLFEATEEIDLDPAAAVAVASLIRAAEEGFIGPDDHILLNVTGGGYARAAEDLDRYPVEPYLRVRAGEAFAGDVRDAVRGWLAEQEVVVRA
- the comE gene encoding sulfopyruvate decarboxylase subunit beta, translating into MREGCVLDRLSALGVDTVASLPCDRTQEFCALIPERFHAVNLTREEDGVGISAGLAMAGGRPVLHMQSSGLGNSLNAIMSLTVTFGLPLPVLASWRGVYREAIPAQVPFNRAVPDVLRALGIPHTIIRDPSDEGLIDEVVQDAYDSMRPHVGLILPSFWEGTEEACPVEQPPPPRARESALEYRRTFREPVMARNDAIRAIADSLDGEAGVANIGVPSKELYAARDRDLNFYMLGSYTQATPIGLGLSLATDRDVVVLDGDGSLLGTAVLPVVAAESPSNLTVVCLDNGAFGSTGNQPTPASGLVDMELLARAAGIRRTCMVQDEEELADAWENRVRGPNFIHVVLKPGNAAVPNIPLTPAGIRERFVRALRG
- a CDS encoding methanogenesis marker 16 metalloprotein, with the translated sequence MKTIAEIDEKIRNGSAVVYTAAEFKRLIREGADITAAEVDVVTTGTSGVMSGTAAILSVPVAEPGTFERAERAWLNGVPCMPGPCPNERLGILDLIVSGTAHAGASYGGGHLFREIVEGREIEVVVEAADRSIEARVTLDDFSYARLFTTRSAFRNYTAYVNTKPTRMKTIFSVTGLQGPCREVSVSGCGEINPLQNDPARLAIRDGTPVFLNGSAGIVTGEGTRSTPSRPNLTVIADMAGMQPRYMGGFATSAGPECITSLGVAIPVLDDRQVAALRVLDEEIPLPVADINTRTVLGAGTYADVWQRPDREVAYYPEWCEGCSACAAAVICPTGAFTRETGIDRDRCLGCTACMASCPNNALEAGEGSIRVRGRRVPITLRQSGRTLAEDLCRDVKERILDARFTFTGGGGR